TGCCGAGCAGGAACCCCACGGTGAGGCTCACCGTGCCATACACGACGAGGATCTTCGCTGCTGTCTCCATCCGCCCCCCAACTTGGTGAGATTCTACGTATCATGGATTAGGTGGTAGGGATCCGTCAAGGTTGGAGACGTGACACGCAACTACGACCTCGGTGAGCGGGCGAAGGGGATGGAGGAGACGCGCCAGCGGATCCTCGATGCCGCCTGGAACCTCACGGCGGCTGCGGGCTTCGAGCCCGTCAGCGTCGACGAGATCGCCGCCGAGGCGGGAGTCGGGCGTGCCACGATCTTCCGCCACTTCGGTTCCAAGACCGCCCTGTACGAGGCCGCCCTGTGGCACCGCATGTCCCTGGTGGATCTCGATCGCGTCGAGGCTGCCCACCAGCTTCCCGACCCCGTGGACGCGCTCGCCGAGGTGCTGCGAGCGAACTGCGAGATGTTCGACCA
Above is a genomic segment from Acidimicrobiales bacterium containing:
- a CDS encoding helix-turn-helix domain-containing protein, which produces MTRNYDLGERAKGMEETRQRILDAAWNLTAAAGFEPVSVDEIAAEAGVGRATIFRHFGSKTALYEAALWHRMSLVDLDRVEAAHQLPDPVDALAEVLRANCEMFDQIGDALARCLEVARTNDLMRQLLDISYFGRRVDSMSRLARRLHDAGRLAPGWTQPRVADALVVLTSLEAYETLTRHRARPTNAASDTLFAMAQAFLVAPGS